The Paenibacillus sp. FSL R7-0345 DNA segment CGTTAACCGTTGAATGGATAAAAAAATGAGTAATACATGAATGAAGTATTATTTGCGCTTACATTACGATGATCTCACGAATACATTGCCGCATTATGCTGAAATAACGTGTTCCTTTAAAATTACAATTTTAAGGTGGACAAGAGATCAGATCATGAGGAGCGTGGCAGGCAGTGAGTGAGAAGCATCCGCTTTTGAAAAGAGTATTAACCGGAATATTGGCAATGTCAGTTATAGTACCGTTTACTCCACCCTCGTTCTCGTCAACCGTTTATGGGGATGCGGCGGAGCCTAGCGGTGTTGTCATGCTGGAAGATTTTGAAAATGTGAGTCTGGCGGATTTAACATTCGACAGTGCGCGCATTTACAGCGGCAATCTGGCACTTGAAAGTAATCCGAAATATATACGTGACGGGGCTAAATCTTTGCGTATTGATTATGATTTTATCGGTGTGACCGATAACCCCTCCCAAGTTGCAGTCGGGCCTGCAACGCAGTTACCCTTGACAGGCAGAACACCCAAAAAAATCGGTATGTGGATTTACGCCAACAATGAAGGGCATGGTCTGACCTCTAAGTTCTATGTTTCAGCCACCGGGAAGTCCAAAACTTATGAAATGAGAAGCGAGGAGGTAGGTATAGACTGGAGCGGCTGGAAGTATGTTGAGGCTGAAATCGGGGATGATCTACAACTGCCCGGTACCCTGGCGTTCTATTTCCAGATGAAAGAAAGACAAATGAGCAAAAAGAACAAAGGCTCGATTTGGATCGACGATGTCAGACTGATCTATGATGAGCCGGCGGATGAAGATATGGATGTTCCTGTGCTGACTCCGGTTTCACCCGTACCGGATCAAATCCTGACTGCCCCTGTATCTGACATCATCCTGTCGGCGGATGATGCCAAATCGGGCATTGATCCAGATTCAATTCGATTAACTATGGATGGGCAGCCCGTGGTACCGGCGGCCTTCGCTTATGATCTAAGCACTAAGGCAATTACCTACCACCCGGATGTGCCGCTGGATGGCGGTTATCATCAAGTAGTTGCCGAAGTGAAGGATCTGGCGGGCAACCCTGCTTCAGCAGAGTACACTTTTACTGTTGATCATGGGGCCATGCTCACATTGGAGGCGCCTGAGGAAGCGGTCAGCAACGAGACTTACCGGTTAAAGCTGGCGGCAAAGGATGCCGGTGAAGCCAACAGTGTGCAGGCCAGAATCAAATTCGACCCGCAGACGCTGCAGGCGAATGCTGTGCACGCACGTGATGGTTTAAGCAACGTCAAGAGCACAGTTGACAATATAGGCGGTTATGTTGAATTTAGCGCAGACGGATTGCAAAAGGGCCTTGTGGATGCACTGGCCAGCATTGATTTCAATGTGAACCGGTCCGCAAAAATGGAGCGTGGCGAGACCTACAAGTCGATCACCATGGTGGATGGCGGTTTTGGATATAGCAACGCGGCGACCGTAAGCTCCTTTGCCTCCCCGGTTAAGTATACGATTGGTTTTCCGTACGCTTTAACCATCAAGGGAGCGGGCCTGCAAACGAAGAATATTATCACCGTTACCACTCATGCGGGAGCTCCGGTTGAAGGAGCTGAGATCGACTTTACCGATGTCAATGGTCCACAGACTTATGTTACGGTGACTGCAGGCAATTCGAATATTTATGCCAGCGCGGATTCTTCGTCCACTGTACTGCTAACAGCAGAGCAAAACGGGCAGTTCTTCGCCACGACAGGAAGCGCATCCGGATTTGTCAAAGTATATCTGCCGGATGGAACCAAGACAGGCTATATAGCTTCAGCTGACATTCAGCAGAAAAGTCTTACTGAAGGATTTGGGCTTACGGATGCCAGGGGTGAAATACATACTTCGCTGGCCAATCTTGCGCTCGGTACATGGAAAGTGCAGGCAGTGAAGGATGGCGGTACCAGTGAGAGTTTCAGCATGAACGTGGTTACCCAATTGGGCGGAGACGATCCGAAATACATTCAAACCTTTGTTACCGAAGACATGAGTACAATGCTGAGCGTTGGCTGGCAGACGGCTCCCAGAGTTCAAGAAACCTCGATTCAATATGTGAAGGACAGTGATCTGGTAAATAATAACTTAAACAGTACACAACAAAAGGCGGCAGAGCAGTCTGCACTTACTGAAGTGGAGGTTATCCATGAGGTTGAGGGCGGGCCGCTGGGGGAAATTAAGTTCCATAAATCATTGGTTACCGGTCTGGAGCCGAATACTGCTTATCATTACCGGGTGGGCTATGAAGGTCACTGGAGTAACTGGTACGAATACAAGACTTTGACTGCAGTGCCGCAAACCCCTGTTTCTTTTGTATTTGTAACCGACTCGCATACCAAGGGAGATAACGGGCTGGAGATCTATCAGCAGCTGATCAGCGATGCAGTAACCCGTTATCCGGACACCCAGTTTATAATGCACGGCGGCGACATGGTGGACGACGGAGCAATCCTGAATGAGTGGAACCAGTTCTGGGAAGCTTCCTCGTTTTATGCTACCTCCCTTCCTTCAGGCTATACCATGGGGAATCACGATGTTAAAGGTGCCGGCAAGGAGATTTTCGCCAAAGGGTTGGATTTGCCGGAGAATGGTCCTGATGTTCAAAAGGACTATGCCTATTCTTTTGATTCAGGTGAGGTACATTTCATTGTGTTGAACTCCGAGGCAGATGAAGTAACCATGGCCCAGCAGGCAGTATGGCTGCGCGGGGATCTTCTGGCAAGTGATAAGAAATGGAAGATTGTAATGTTCCATAAGCCTGCTTATCATACCGAAGACGGACGCGGAAACGTCATTGAATACACGCAAACCTATTTTGCGCCTATCCTGGAAGAGCTCAAAGTTGACCTGGTGCTGGAGGGGCACGACCATGTGTACGCGCGTACCTATCCGATGAGCGGAGGGAAGCCGTTGTTGAATGGTGAGCGCGGGACTGTCTATTTGGACGGAGGCGCGTCCGGCTGGAAATTCTACGATGGAGCCCGCTATGAGTATCTTAATTTTATGTTTGACGAGGACGTTCCGGTATACTCAGCCATTCAAGTCAGCCATGATACCATCACAATCCAGGCCCGCACTACGGAAAGCGACGTATTACTCGACAATTATATTATCGAAAAGAAGGATGAGCGGACGGTGACTTCCGTGTCGGCAACGCCGGCAGAGCTGACATTACAAGCCGGGGAGGAGCGCGGGACCGTTCTCACCGCTACCTACAGCGATAAGTCCACAGCAGATGTCACAATTGAAGCGATATGGAGCTCCTCTAATGACAACGTGGCCAACGTGGATGCAAAAGGCCTGATTCACGCTGTAGCAGCAGGCAGTACTACAATTGAAGCGCAATACGGAAATATGCCGGCAGTCAGCATCCCGGTAACGGTTCAGCCTCAAAGCTCAGTTCCTGTTCTGCTCAATCTGACAGCTGATCCGGCCAGCCATAGGCTGCAAGTGGGCCAGACTGGCACTTCAGTGATTAAAGCAGTATATGATAATGCTGAAAATCCAGTGGTTACAGATCAAGCGGTTTGGATATCTTCGGACCCGGCTATTGCTTCTGTGTCAGACAAGGGTCTTATCACAGGCGCTGCGGCAGGAGAAGCAACGATCACTGCTTCGTTCGGGGGTAAGTCTGTCGTTGTTTCAATTGTGGTCTCGGAGGCTCCTGCGCCTGCAGTGGTTGATTTGGTCGTAACGCCCGCTGCGCTCTCCCTCACTCTAGGAAAAACGCAGAGCTTAGGGGTAACGGCGAAATACTCCGACCTTTCTACAGCACTCAAGACTCTGGAAGCGGAATATACTTCCGCCAATACTTCTGTTGCTGCAGTGAGTGCAGCAGGTGTAGTGACAGCGAACGGTATAGGAACGACAAACATTACGGTTATTTACGGAGGTGTGAAAAAGGAGATTCAAGTCACCGTGACAACGGTTAATGGCAATCATGACGGAGGTACGGCACCAGTGGCAACTCCAGCGCCATCAGGAACTGCGGCACCGGCAGTTACACCAGCGGCAACACCTACAGCAACGCCATCTCCGGTGGTATCTTCAGAGCCGCAGCTTCCAACCTTAATGAAGCCTGTGTTCAATAGCATTGTAGACCATGATAAGATTAAAGCAATGTTGGCAAAAGGGCAGACTGCTCCTGCTGTTACATTCACAGATGCCCCTGCGCTTCAGTGGAGTACAATATTCATTGAACGGGCTGCCCGGATGGGTATTATAACGGGTTATGCGGATGGTTCATTCCATCCTGACGTTAAAATAACCCGTGCCGAGTTTGCTGCAATGCTGTTCAAAGCCTTTGGGCTGAACGCCTCAGGCGGTACAGGCTTCCCCGATACGCAAGGACATTGGGCTTCGGAAGCCATTATTGCACTTCAAGGCAATAAAGTAATAACCGGGTACGCCGATGGTTCCTTCCATCCCAGTCAGGAGATCACCCGGGCGGAGATGGTGACAATGTTATCCCGTCTGACGAATTATGTGAGCAGTATTAATGAGCCTTTCTCCGATGTTACTGCAGGCTGGGCATCAGGTCCGATTAATGCTTTTGCCAGCGCAGGTATCATTACCGGAAAAGGCAATGGAGAGTTTAAACCGGAGGAACCAGCTACCCGCGCAGAATCGGTAGTGATGATCCTCCGACTCATGGATAAGCTAATGGAGCAATAAGCATTAATAAGTATCAAGTGGATTATGCCGATTCGAGCTTGGATCCGTCTGAACATTACAGTCCGTTAAATTTGTTTAAGCCGTGCGGGAAACCGTACGGCTTATTATCGTGCCGCTATAATTGTTATTATTGTTATTAATTAAATAGTATAAATTGATAACATGTATGCGAGAGACTATAATGGTATGCAGGACTATTATTATCAGCATTCATATTTTATTAGAAGAAATAATCGATCGGGAGTGGGATTCTTGCAGACAATGATTAAGCTTGAAGGCGAGTGGAAGCTGCAGCTGGACGGAGACAAACAGGGGCTTGTACTGCCTTTCACCGATACAATTGATTTACCGGGAACGACCTCGTATGCCCGTAAAGGACCTAAAAATGAAGAGGCTCTGATCAGTGCGCTGACGGATGAATATCTGTTCGAAGGCCAAGCCTGGTTTTCCAGGGAGATTGAAATTCCTGTGGAGCTGGCTGGCGTGTCATGCCGGCTGTATCTGGAGCGGACGCGGATGACAACGCTTTATATTGACGGCAAGGAGATCGGCAGCCGGGACAGCCTGAACACCGCTCATGTGTATGATTTGGGCGGATTGGCAGCAGGCAGTCACACCGTTACGATTTGTGTCAGCAACACCGGATATCCGACTAAAGGAGGACACATGACCTCGCCGGATACCCAGACCAACTGGAACGGGATCACCGGCAGGCTGGAGCTGCAATTTTTCGCTGAATCGTATTTGTGCGGAATCCGGCTTACTCCGGATGTGGCCGCCCGCTCGGTCCGCATCACGGCTAAGCTCGAAGGTGAGGCTGAAGCAGTGCTGACGGTATCTGCCGGGAGCTTTAACAATGCGGAGGTTGCCGGACATGTGGCGGAAGCGCAGACGTATGTGCTTAAACCGGGAAATGTTGACGTTGAATATATCCTTGGGCCGGACGCGCTGCTGTGGAGTGAATTCGCCCCCAATCTGTATAATCTCGCCCTTGCTGTCAGTACCGGAGAAGGCGGCCCGGCAGACCTGAATGAGCTTGTCTTTGGCTTGCGGGAGTTCAAAGCGGACGGCGACAAATTCGCCATCAACGGCCACAAAACGTTTCTGCGCGGCAAGCATGACGGCCTAATCTTCCCTCTGACCGGCTACGCGCCGACTGATGTGGAGGAATGGGTGCGGATTCTCGGTATCTCCAAATCCTACGGCATCAACCATTACCGGTTCCATACCTGCTGTCCGCCGGAAGCCGCCTTTGCGGCAGCGGATCTGCTCGGCATCTACATGGAGCCTGAACTGCCATTCTGGGGCACTGTTACCGAACCGTCAGATGATAACCACAATCAGGCTGAGCAGGATTATCTGGTGAGTGAGGGCTACGCTATTCTGCAGGCCTTCGGCAATCATCCTTCCTTTGTCATGATGTCGCTCGGGAACGAGCTGTGGGGCAGCAGAGCCAAGATAGATTCCATTCTAAAAGAATACAAGGAGTTTGACAGCAGACCCCTCTATACACAAGGCTCGAACAACCACCAGTGGGTGCCGGAAATTCTGGAGCATGAGGACTTCTTCTGCGGCGTGCGCTTTTCCAGAAGCAGACTGTTCAGAGGCTCATATGCGATGTGTGATGCGCCGCTGGGCCATGTCCAGACCGCTGAGCCATGTACGCTGAAGGACTACGACGACCAGTTCGTACCGCCTGAGCGGGTGAACAGTACCGACGGAGCTGCAGGAATAGGCGGCGAGATCCAGATTCAGTACGGCACTGAAGCCAAAACCGTACAGGCAGACGATGCCTCCGGGGAATGGATTCCGCATATTCCGGTGATCTCGCATGAGATCGGGCAATATGCAACTTATCCCAACTTTGAGGAAATTGCCAAATACAGCGGGCCGCTTAAAGCCAAAAATTTCGAGATTTTCCGTGAACGTCTGGAACAAAACGGGCTCACCCATCTGGCAGCCAAATACTTTGCAGCTTCGGGCAAGCTGGCAGCAGCCTGCTATAAGGAAGAACTGGAAGCAGCCTTCCGGACCAAGCGGCTTGCCGGCTTCCAGCTGCTCGATCTGCAGGATTTCAGCGGACAGGGTACTGCGCTGGTCGGTATATTGGACGCTTTTATGGACTCCAAAGGCATGATTACCGCTGAGGAATGGCGCACATTCTGCAGTGATGCGGTACTGTTGGCGCGGTTCCCTAAATTCAACTACATTTCCGGGGAACCGTTCCAGGCGGATATCGAGCTCAGCTGGTACCGGAATATCAGCCCGGATTCAGTTGAGCTCAGCTGGAGCCTGGCAGGTGAAAGCGGGACGCTGAGTGAAGGAACTGCAGTGGCAGAGCTTCCGGCAGGGGCTAATTATTTTGAACTGTATCAGCTTAAGCTTGAACTTCCGGTTGTTAAGGCAATGACATCCGTAAAGCTGAGTCTCGGGATTGCCGGGACGGATATCAGCAAGAGCTATGATCTGTGGATCTACCCTGATCTAAGCAGCGCCGGACTTGAAGAAGTGCATGTGTTCAAGGAGCTGGGTGAAGAAGCGCAGGCCCGGCTTGATCAGGGCGGCAACGTCCTGCTGATGCCGGATCCCGATTCGCTGACTAATGCGGTTCAAGGCTTTTACAGTACTGATTTCTGGTGCTACCCGATGTTCCGTTCAATCTCTGAGAGTATGAACCGGCCTGTGCCGGTCGGCACGATGGGTCTGCTGATCGAGAATACACATCCCGCACTCCGTAACTTCCCGAGTGAAGAGCACTCCACTTATCCGTGGTGGAACATTGTCGAGAACTCCAAATCACTGATCATGGACGGAACCGATCATAACTGGAGTCCGATTGTCCGGACTATCGACAATTTTGAGCGCAATCACAAGCTGGGCTTCCTGCTGGAATGCCGTGTCGGCGAAGGTAAGCTGCTGATCTGTCCGCTTCATGCGGATAAGGCCGCCGCGACCCCGGAAGGCAGACAATTCCTGTCCAGTCTGACCAGCTATATGGGTTCAGAGGAATTTAATCCGCAGACAGAGGTTGCAATAGAAGAATTGGCGCGGATTATTCGGTAGGAGTCCGGCTGAGCGAAGATGATGTTAGAAGAATCGAAGCGGCCATCCCGGCCTCGGATATAGCAGGCGGAAGCTTTCCGCAGCTGCAGTTCAGAAACAGTGTTATGATCCGTCCCTATTAACCTGGTGTCATTTACCAGTCTTTTGCCGGCAAAATAATGTTATGGTAGAGGACAGCAATGAATACGAGGTGATATGTTATATGACTAAGAAACACTGTTTGTTCTGTGATGCTATTGTCCCAATCGAACGGGACGGGGAATATGACCGCTATCTGGACTGTTCCTGCTCGCCCGGCGGGTTCTATTTTCTGCAAAAGGACAGCTATGACGTGATTAACGCGCTGCCGCATCCCGCGAAACGGGATCTGTTGCATATTGTATCAGCTTATATCAGGGAAAAGACCGATAGTGGCGAGCAGGTCTATCTATCGTCCGCTGATCTAGAGATGATCGCAGGCAGTCCCAAAACTCCGGTTACGATTGAGGACAAAGGAAACCGGCTGCTGCAGTTCCTGTACCGGCATTCTGAGGCTCCGGGAGACCCGGTTACCATTCATCCGCTGTCTGCCAGCTATAACCTGACCTATTCGCCTAATCTGCAGGAACTGGTATATATCATAGATAAGCTTGGAAACGAGCAGCTGCTCATCCGGGAAGGGATGAACTTTCAGCTCACGCAGCAGGGCTGGAATGAGGCCGCCGCAAGCGCGGGCGGCAAGAAATTAAAGCCCTGCTCCGTGCTCCTTCCTGCGGAGCTTGAGCATAATGCCGTGTGGCAGGATAATCTGCTGTCCGTAATCGGCCAGTACGGTTATCTTCCGGCTATTCTTAGCCATCCGGCTGCACAAGAATATCCGCTGGAGGAGCTTGCCGAGAGCCGGCTTATCATCGCCGATTTAACCGGCCGCTCAGCAGGCGTCTACTTTGCAGCCGGTTATGCAATGGGATTGGGTATTCCGGTAATCTGGACAGTGCACAGCAGTGGTGCGGCAGAGCTGGATGTCCAGCTGCAGGACATCCGTCCGCTGGTTTGGGATACAGCCGAGGAGCTGGCTGTGCTGATGCGCCAAAGGATTACACAATAGCTAAATGTATCAATCCTGTGTTATCACAGGACAACCTAAAAACAGCCTGTACCGGATCAATGATCTGGTACAGGCTGTTTTACTGTTTAAAGAAGCGGTCCGCGCTCAATTCAGCTCCCATTCATGCAGCAGCATTATTGCCGCTCCGGTCGCTACAGCTTCATCCCTCAGTAAACCCTGAGTGAAAACAGGGCTGTATGCCGGATAACGGTACGTATTCTTCTTGGCGACCTCTACGGCGGTGTGAAAGACCAGCGGATCGGCATTGACCAGCGGGCCGCCCAGAATAACGTATTCGGGATGGAAGGTGTTAATCAGGTTGGCCAGTCCGATCCCGAGATAGCGGGCAGTTTCGGTAAACTGCTCCTTGACGAGCGGGTCGCCCTGTGACAGGGCATCGACCAGCACGCTGAAATTCACACGTTCAGGAGCCAGAGCAGACAGCAAACTGCTGTGACCAAGGCTCAGCTTGCTGAGGACACGCTCCTCAAGTGAAGGTACAGACACGTAGGCTTCAAGAGCCCCGTAATTCCCTTTATCCCTGAGCCGCGGTCCTTCGGTCCGGATGATCATCTGTCCGACTGCGCCTTCGGTATCTACGGCCCCGCGGATGATTTTGCCGCCGGACATCATGCCGGAGCGGATATTAGCGCCGGCATGGACATAGAGTGCGTGCTCAACATTCTCCTCGCGGAAAGCCCAGTGTTCGCCGATCAATGCGGTGTTGGCGCCGTTGTCGAGCCTGGCCGGAATCCCCAGCCGGGCAGTTAGCATCTCACATACCGGCACGTTCTTCCAGGAGGGAGAGGGAAAGAGCTCCGGCTCCAGAATAACCCCGGTTTTCTGATCCAGCGGGCCTACGGCACCGACACCGATGCCCAGTACCTGCTGTGATGAACTGCCCTCCTTAGCCAAAAATTCATCAGCCGCTTGTCCGACAAGATCTACCAGCCGTTCCGGCGTCATCCCGGCATCCATCTCCCAGCGCGTCAGCGAAAGAGTCTTTAAATGCAGATCGTAGAGTGCCAGTCTGGAGTAAAGTCTGGATATTTCGAGCCCCAGCAGGTAACGGTGTCTGGGGTTGGTCTGAAACAGGATCGGCTTCCTTCCGCCGGTGGAGCTGCCGAATCCCGAGACGATGATCAGCCCCTGAGTGATCATGTCTTCAAGCAGACGGGTCAGGCTGCTGCTGGCCACAGCAAAATGCTGCAATAAATCAGCCTTCGAAACGGTACCATGCTCGAATATCCGGTCATATACCTGTTTTTTGATTGAAGGAGCTGAATGAGTAATCATATGTATACATTCTCCATTTCCAAGTCAAATAGTCGGGTTATTTTAAGTATAGCGTCACACACCCGTTTTTTCCAGGTCATCCTGTGAATTCTGCAGACAGGGTGGAGAACATGATGATTTTTGCTGGCGGAAAAAGGATTTTGGGATAAGTTGTCGAAAATTTCCGGTAGAGGGACATTTGTCATTGCCTAAACTGCAAATCCCTACTACAAACTAACGCAATTGCCGTGCGCGAAAGGGAAGGCCTTTATGTTTGCTTTTATCCGAAAAAGTCTGATTGCCCGGATCCTCTGTGTGACAACAGCCGTTATACTCTGTATCACAGCCGGGAACCTCGCCATCCAGTGGGTGAACACCGGGTCAGCCGTCAAAGGTACGATCAGCAGCTACAACATGAACATTGCGAGCCATTATGTAACACAGCTTGATGCCGGACGCTACAGTGAGTTTCTGGCAGACCCGCAGGAGTCGGATCTTTACTGGTCGCTGCGTGGCGAACTGGACCAGTTTCGTGAATCTATCGGAGCCAGATATGTATATTTTGTAAAAATTGATGAAGCCGGCCAGCCGCTGCTGATGATCGACGGCCGACCTGCCGGTGATCCGCTGGCTTCGCCGATCAATGAGCAGACAGATATGCCGGATGCTGCGGTCAAGTCCGTTCTGGCAGGAGAACAAGCCAGCTCTGAGCTGATCAAAAATCCTGAATATGGAGATTACATCTCAGCCTTTGTTCCGGTCAAAAATAGCCAGGGCGCGCTGATCGGGGCACTGGGCATCGATACGGATGTCACTGTTGTCAGTTCATTGACCCGGGATGTGCTGCTCCAGAGCCTGCCGCTCTATAGTATCATTCTCGTTGTCTCATTGCTTGCCCTGAGCGTAATCGCCTGGTTCATCACCCGGTCTTTGCGCCCGCTGCATACGATCACTGCTGGTGCGGGAGCTATGGCCGCGGGTGATCTCGCGGAGGCATCCCGGATTCTGCACAGACGGCCGGTCAAATCCCGGGATGAAATCGGAACCGCCTATCAGGCGATGCTCAAAATGTCAGGTGACTTGAACACACGGGTAAGGGGAATGGTCTCCAATGTATCTACTGCCTCGGATTACCTGTACGGCACTTCGGAAACGTTTGCCCGAAATGCTGATGATGTATTACGGATGAGTGAGACCGTTAATGTAAAAATCGGGGATATATACTCTGGCGCAAGTTCGCAGACGGAAGGAGCGCAGAGCAGTGCCTTGGCGATGGATGAGATGGCGGAGGGAATTGCCCGGATCTCGTCTGCTTCTGCTTCTGTATCGGAGACTGCTGTACAGGCTCTGGATAAAGTGAATACTTCCCAGTCGGCCATGTCCCGGATGAGCCGGCAAATGGAATCCATTGCTGAATCAACCGGCCAGACGATGAATATGGCGGCGCTGCTTCAGGGCTACAGCGCCGAAATCGAAGGGGCGCTGGCAGCGATCAGACAATTCGCTGACCAGACAAAGCTGCTGGCGCTGAATGCTTCCATCGAAGCAGCCCGGGCGGGAGAACACGGACGGGGCTTCACTGTGGTAGCCGGCGAGGTGCGTAAGCTGGCAGAAGGCTCTGCCGAGGCGGTCGAACGTGTAGCTGATTTGCTTATACATATCGGAACGGTGTCCTCCGGCATCGGTACACAGATGACAGAGGCTTCACGGGAAGTGACAGAAGGGGTACGCATGTCCTCCGGAGCGGAGGAAGCGCTGCTGCTTGCAGCGGCTGCATTCCGGGAAGTGGCGGAACAGATCATCGATGTGTCGGCGACAGCAGAGCAGCTGTCCGCAGGTTCCGAGGAAGTTGCCGCTACCGTAGGCAGCATGGCCTTGATCGCCGGCGGGGTTACCGAGCAGACCCGCCAGATCCGCGAGCTGACGGATCTTCAGCTGGAGAAGATCAAGGAAGTGTATGAAGCCTCAAGGGTGATCAGTGTGAACACCAGTGATATGCGGCAGGCGATCCTGCAAGTAAGAGTATAATACAAGCGGCTGCAGCCTCCTTTACCGTGGGAGCTGCAGCCGTTATTTTATGACCGTTGCAGCCTGTGTTATAGTATGGATTGGGGAGCTTTTTTCCAGATTAAGGACAAGCATAACAGGGGGAGAGCAGGATATGATCACACGGTTAATTTACAGGGGAATCTGGAAAGAAGGACAGGCTGAGGCAGGTCTTCAGGCTCTGCAGGAAAATACACAGGCAAAACAGCTGGTTGAGGCTGGCGTGCTTATGACAGCTGCGGCTTTTTCCTGGCAGAATAATGTTTTTCTCTACTACGAATGTATTAATGAGCGGGTTGAGCCGGCAGCAGTAGCCGGAGCCGCCGGGCAATATCTGATTGACTGGGCAGGCGAAGCTGCTGCGCGGAAGTGGATTGAGATGGTGGATGTATTTCATTTCAATGAACCGGCTGGTTATGACCATTGGCTGCGTAAAGCGGCAGTTGAGCGGCGCGGCGGAAGAGTAGCTCACCTGAAACGGGAAAAGGTCGCAAGCTATATTTACTATCACTACCAGCTGCAGGAGGAGCGGGCGTTCCACGGCAATAAATACGATATTATCGCCATGCATGAGAATCTGCTGTTCGGCTATCAGGAATTTCCATCCGTAGTCGAGGAGCCTGTAGTTCCGGGGCGGCTTAGCACAAAAGGGACCCCGGTGCCGTGGGAGAATTCGCGGATGGATCAGCATTTTCAGC contains these protein-coding regions:
- a CDS encoding methyl-accepting chemotaxis protein; translated protein: MFAFIRKSLIARILCVTTAVILCITAGNLAIQWVNTGSAVKGTISSYNMNIASHYVTQLDAGRYSEFLADPQESDLYWSLRGELDQFRESIGARYVYFVKIDEAGQPLLMIDGRPAGDPLASPINEQTDMPDAAVKSVLAGEQASSELIKNPEYGDYISAFVPVKNSQGALIGALGIDTDVTVVSSLTRDVLLQSLPLYSIILVVSLLALSVIAWFITRSLRPLHTITAGAGAMAAGDLAEASRILHRRPVKSRDEIGTAYQAMLKMSGDLNTRVRGMVSNVSTASDYLYGTSETFARNADDVLRMSETVNVKIGDIYSGASSQTEGAQSSALAMDEMAEGIARISSASASVSETAVQALDKVNTSQSAMSRMSRQMESIAESTGQTMNMAALLQGYSAEIEGALAAIRQFADQTKLLALNASIEAARAGEHGRGFTVVAGEVRKLAEGSAEAVERVADLLIHIGTVSSGIGTQMTEASREVTEGVRMSSGAEEALLLAAAAFREVAEQIIDVSATAEQLSAGSEEVAATVGSMALIAGGVTEQTRQIRELTDLQLEKIKEVYEASRVISVNTSDMRQAILQVRV